The following proteins are encoded in a genomic region of Salvelinus namaycush isolate Seneca chromosome 12, SaNama_1.0, whole genome shotgun sequence:
- the LOC120056752 gene encoding putative ammonium transporter 1 → MASLKFGFAFVEAGKTDPKNVSNVIFKNVADTFVTLLAFFLHGYAFAFGEHNAVIGTQFFLTLNKTNMVNFFFNYVRCAVATTLALGAANERTEPIGYLISAYVFSGIIYPLACHWVWDQQGIFSPTSTSYPSQDYAGSGVIFLLGGAAAAVSLRVIGSRAGRWSPHFKRTEHRQPMVVLGGCLQMLGFLGLVIGTHPRVLDADEGLLLGLGTVNLLHAATSGGLYGLMIQRIDKNYYDLDSMLSGAIAGMVAVCAGVDTYMPGVAVMCGATGSLLFIGFRRFLCAVKVDDPLNIISG, encoded by the exons ATGGCAA GCCTCAAGTTTGGGTTTGCGTTTGTGGAGGCAGGCAAAACAGATCCAAAGAACGTCTCCAATGTCATCTTTAAAAATGTAGCAGACACAT TTGTCACCTTGCTGGCTTTCTTTCTCCATGGCTATGCGTTTGCCTTTGGGGAGCACAACGCTGTTATCGGAACCCAATTCTTCCTCACACTGAATAAGACAAACATGGTAAACTTCTTCTTCAACTATGTTCGCTGTGCTGTGGCCACTACTCTGGCACTAGGGGCTGCCAACGAGAGGACAGAACCAATCGGCTACCTCATATCCGCATACGTTTTCTCAG GAATAATCTACCCTCTGGCTTGTCACTGGGTCTGGGACCAGCAAGGCATCTTCAGTCCAACCTCCACCTCCTACCCATCACAG GACTATGCAGGCAGCGGTGTGATCTTCTTGCTGGGTGGTGCAGCGGCAGCTGTCTCACTGCGGGTTATAGGATCACGGGCTGGACGCTGGAGTCCCCATTTCAAACGGACAGAGCACAGACAGCCT ATGGTGGTGCTGGGAGGATGCCTTCAAATGCTGGGCTTCTTGGGCCTGGTGATAGGCACTCACCCCCGTGTGTTGGATGCTGATGAGGGCCTGTTACTGGGGCTAGGCACTGTGAACCTGCTGCATGCTGCTACAAGCGGAGGACTCTACGGACTAATGATCCAACGCATCGATAAGAACTACTATGATCTCGACAGCATGCTCTCTGGGGCCATTGCTGGCATG GTGGCAGTGTGTGCAGGAGTAGACACCTACATGCCTGGTGTGGCAGTCATGTGTGGGGCCACTGGATCTCTCCTCTTTATTGGCTTTCGCCGCTTCCTCTGTGCTGTGAAGGTGGATGACCCCCTTAACATCATCTCTGGTTAG